Proteins encoded within one genomic window of Deltaproteobacteria bacterium:
- a CDS encoding cob(I)yrinic acid a,c-diamide adenosyltransferase translates to MEKVNNLSRGMVQVYTGNGKGKTTAALGLALRAVGHGRKVIIIQFLKGHEISGERVSAKLLAPLLTIIPMGRHGFINTVNPDPEDKQLARKALEYAKELIRKNACDILILDEVNVAVAYNLIPVQDLIEVIDSKPEAMELILTGRNALPKILEKADLVTEMKNLKHYYDKGIPDRISSER, encoded by the coding sequence ATGGAAAAAGTGAATAACCTATCAAGAGGCATGGTTCAGGTCTATACCGGAAACGGAAAGGGAAAGACCACGGCGGCCTTAGGGCTGGCCTTGCGGGCCGTAGGACATGGCCGCAAGGTGATCATTATACAATTTCTTAAAGGGCATGAGATATCGGGGGAACGGGTTTCTGCAAAACTATTGGCTCCTCTGTTGACCATCATTCCCATGGGACGTCATGGCTTTATCAATACCGTTAACCCGGACCCCGAGGATAAACAATTGGCCCGGAAAGCCCTGGAATACGCCAAAGAGCTAATCAGAAAAAATGCCTGCGACATCCTTATCCTGGATGAGGTGAATGTGGCCGTGGCCTATAATCTGATCCCTGTTCAGGACCTTATAGAAGTCATAGACTCTAAGCCGGAAGCCATGGAACTCATCTTGACCGGGCGGAATGCCCTTCCGAAAATATTGGAAAAAGCCGACCTGGTCACCGAAATGAAAAACCTCAAGCATTATTATGATAAAGGAATACCTGATCGTATCAGCAGTGAGAGATGA
- a CDS encoding acyl-CoA dehydrogenase family protein has translation MDFALTEEQKMIQAMCRDFSRTELAPQAARLDETRDRTILKANLKKMADLGLMGMNIPEIYGGAQVGVMAYSLAMTEIGAGCAATAATMSVTNMVAEVLLEFGTEEIKNTHIPRLCSGEYTAGAFGLTEPGAGSDPAGMKTTAVLDGNDWVLNGQKIFITSAEYAGVVVVWAVTNKMAPKGKGISAFVVEQGTPGYIVGADEKKMGQKGSSTNQLIFDNCRIPKENLLGSLDDGFRIALMELAGGRIGIGSLSIGIGRAAMDFAVDYTKTREQFGQPISHFQAIQCMMADAYTELEAAQLLILRAAFLKESGKPFTREASMGKVLATEAANRACYKAVQMLGGYGYTGDYPVERLARDVRVTTLYEGTSEIQRLVIAKSLLGG, from the coding sequence ATGGACTTTGCCCTGACCGAAGAACAAAAGATGATCCAGGCCATGTGCCGGGATTTTTCACGGACCGAATTGGCCCCCCAGGCCGCCCGGTTGGATGAAACCAGGGACCGGACCATACTCAAGGCCAATCTGAAAAAGATGGCCGATCTGGGGTTGATGGGCATGAATATCCCCGAGATCTATGGCGGTGCCCAGGTTGGGGTAATGGCTTACAGCCTGGCTATGACCGAGATCGGGGCCGGCTGCGCCGCCACGGCCGCCACCATGTCGGTGACCAACATGGTGGCCGAGGTGCTGCTGGAGTTCGGTACTGAAGAAATAAAGAATACGCATATCCCGCGCCTCTGTTCCGGAGAATACACGGCCGGGGCCTTCGGGTTGACCGAACCGGGGGCCGGTTCGGATCCGGCCGGCATGAAAACAACTGCCGTATTAGACGGCAACGATTGGGTCCTCAACGGGCAGAAGATCTTTATTACCAGCGCCGAATATGCCGGGGTGGTGGTGGTCTGGGCCGTGACCAATAAGATGGCTCCCAAGGGAAAGGGGATCAGCGCCTTTGTTGTTGAGCAGGGTACCCCCGGTTATATCGTTGGGGCCGATGAAAAAAAGATGGGACAGAAAGGCTCCAGCACCAACCAGCTTATTTTTGACAACTGCCGTATCCCCAAAGAAAATCTTCTGGGTTCGTTAGACGACGGTTTTCGGATCGCTCTCATGGAATTGGCCGGCGGCAGGATCGGTATCGGTTCCCTGTCCATCGGCATCGGCCGGGCGGCCATGGATTTTGCCGTGGATTATACTAAAACCCGGGAACAATTTGGCCAGCCTATTTCCCACTTTCAAGCCATCCAGTGCATGATGGCAGATGCCTATACCGAATTGGAGGCCGCCCAACTGCTTATCCTGCGTGCCGCTTTTCTGAAAGAATCCGGTAAACCATTCACCCGTGAGGCCTCTATGGGAAAGGTTCTGGCTACGGAGGCGGCCAACCGGGCCTGTTACAAAGCCGTCCAGATGCTGGGCGGCTACGGCTATACGGGTGATTATCCGGTGGAACGGTTGGCCCGGGACGTGCGGGTAACCACCTTGTATGAGGGGACTTCCGAGATCCAGCGTCTGGTGATTGCCAAGTCCTTGCTGGGCGGGTGA
- a CDS encoding acyl-CoA dehydrogenase yields the protein MDFNLTEEQQMVREMARRFAEAEIKPVAARLDATHEHPAEICKKLAELKFLGIAVPEEYGGGGMDYISYVVALIEISKACASTGVIMSVNNSLYCFPVMAFGTHEQKLKYLTPVASGEKLGCFGLTEAGAGSDPARMRTTAVLDGDEWVINGEKKFITNGNVAGFCVLAAVTDKEKGYKGISTFVVDLENTPGYSLGRVEEKLGINASGTAEMIFDNARLPKDALLGSPGEGFKQMLTTLDGGRIGIASQAIGIGRAVLEEAVDYAKTREQFGQPISAFQAIQWKLADMATQLDAAELLTLRAAWMEDNHLHYEKAAAMAKLYASDAAMQAAVEGVQVLGGYGYCREYPMERHMRDAKITQIYEGTNEIMRIVIANNVLKGK from the coding sequence ATGGATTTTAATTTAACCGAAGAACAACAGATGGTCCGGGAGATGGCCCGGAGGTTTGCCGAGGCCGAGATCAAACCGGTGGCCGCTCGTCTGGATGCCACCCATGAACATCCGGCCGAGATTTGTAAGAAACTGGCGGAGCTTAAATTTTTGGGAATTGCCGTTCCCGAGGAATACGGTGGCGGCGGTATGGATTATATCAGCTATGTGGTGGCCCTGATCGAGATTTCCAAGGCCTGCGCCTCTACCGGCGTAATCATGTCGGTCAACAATTCCCTATATTGCTTTCCGGTCATGGCCTTCGGGACCCACGAACAAAAATTGAAGTACCTTACGCCGGTGGCCAGCGGGGAAAAATTGGGCTGTTTCGGCTTGACCGAAGCCGGCGCCGGATCGGACCCGGCCCGCATGCGGACTACCGCAGTTTTGGACGGTGATGAGTGGGTCATCAACGGCGAAAAGAAATTTATTACCAATGGGAATGTGGCCGGGTTTTGTGTCCTGGCCGCGGTCACTGATAAGGAGAAAGGCTATAAGGGGATCAGCACCTTCGTGGTAGACCTGGAAAACACCCCGGGCTATTCTTTGGGCCGGGTAGAAGAAAAATTGGGGATCAATGCCTCGGGTACAGCCGAGATGATTTTTGATAATGCCCGGCTTCCCAAGGATGCCTTGTTGGGTAGTCCCGGAGAGGGATTTAAACAGATGCTGACCACCCTGGATGGAGGCCGGATCGGCATCGCCTCCCAGGCTATCGGGATCGGCCGGGCAGTTCTGGAAGAGGCTGTCGACTATGCCAAAACCCGGGAACAATTCGGCCAACCGATTTCCGCTTTCCAGGCCATTCAGTGGAAACTGGCCGATATGGCTACCCAGTTGGATGCCGCCGAACTGTTGACCCTACGGGCCGCCTGGATGGAAGATAATCATCTTCATTATGAGAAGGCGGCGGCCATGGCCAAGCTGTACGCCTCCGATGCTGCTATGCAGGCGGCCGTTGAGGGGGTCCAGGTCCTGGGTGGTTATGGCTATTGCCGGGAATACCCCATGGAACGCCATATGCGGGACGCCAAGATCACCCAGATCTATGAAGGCACCAATGAGATCATGAGGATTGTTATTGCTAATAATGTCCTTAAAGGCAAATAG
- a CDS encoding enoyl-CoA hydratase/isomerase family protein gives MTFNNILLDIQEGIATISINRPKALNALNPEVVEELGEAFRQIAKNKEVRAVILTGTGDKAFVAGADIATMAKMNPMEAKRFSASGHEVLFAMEALEIPIIAAVNGFALGGGTEIAMACDFIYASEKAKFGQPEINLGIIPGFGGTQRLARLVGKGLAKEMCLTGEMITAQQAKEIGMVNKVFPPEELMGQAQKTAKLMASKSRAALRAVKQAMNRGFDVDLRNGCAMEVDAFAIAFTSSDAKEGLTAFLEKRQPEFKGEI, from the coding sequence ATGACATTTAATAACATTTTGTTGGATATCCAGGAGGGGATTGCTACCATCTCCATTAATCGTCCCAAGGCCTTGAATGCCTTGAATCCCGAAGTGGTGGAAGAGTTAGGCGAAGCCTTCAGGCAGATTGCCAAAAATAAAGAAGTTCGGGCCGTTATCCTGACCGGGACCGGGGACAAGGCCTTTGTGGCCGGGGCGGATATCGCGACTATGGCCAAAATGAACCCTATGGAGGCCAAACGCTTCTCCGCTTCAGGGCATGAGGTCCTTTTTGCCATGGAGGCTTTGGAGATACCGATTATCGCCGCGGTCAACGGTTTCGCCCTGGGTGGGGGGACGGAGATTGCCATGGCCTGTGACTTTATCTATGCCTCGGAAAAGGCTAAATTCGGGCAACCGGAAATTAATCTCGGGATCATCCCCGGATTCGGCGGAACCCAGCGTCTGGCCCGCCTGGTGGGAAAAGGCCTGGCCAAGGAAATGTGTCTGACCGGAGAGATGATCACAGCCCAGCAGGCCAAAGAGATCGGCATGGTCAATAAGGTCTTTCCGCCTGAAGAATTAATGGGCCAGGCACAGAAGACTGCCAAGCTGATGGCCTCCAAAAGCCGGGCGGCCCTTCGGGCCGTTAAACAGGCCATGAACCGGGGCTTTGATGTGGATCTGCGCAACGGCTGCGCCATGGAAGTGGACGCCTTTGCCATCGCCTTTACCAGTTCCGATGCGAAGGAAGGATTGACCGCCTTCCTGGAAAAACGCCAGCCGGAATTTAAGGGGGAAATATAA
- a CDS encoding acetyl-CoA C-acetyltransferase has protein sequence MKEVVIVSAARTPVGRFGGTLKEIPAVKLGVVAVQEALKRAQVSPGQVDEVILGNVLQAGLGQNPARQVVIHAGIPQEVPATTINKVCASGLKSVMMAAQAIKAGDADIVVAGGMESMSMAPYALRQARWGARMGNGELVDLMIYDGLTDVFGQVHMGLTAEKVAEQFSITREDQDRLSLRSQQNAQKALAEGRFKEEIIPVPIPQRKGDPILFNTDEHPRATTLEDLAKLKPAFKKDGTVTAGNASGINDGGAAFVVMSLDKAKEMGLQPLAFVRSYATAGVDPWIMGTGPIPASKKALEKAGLSAKDLDLIEANEAFAAQAVAVNRAMGWDPEKVNVNGGAVAIGHPIGASGARILVTLLYEMIKRQSALGLATLCVGGGMGAALILERK, from the coding sequence GGTACCTTAAAAGAGATACCGGCCGTTAAATTAGGAGTTGTTGCCGTTCAGGAGGCCCTGAAAAGGGCACAAGTTTCTCCGGGCCAGGTAGACGAGGTTATTTTGGGTAACGTCCTCCAGGCCGGCCTGGGTCAGAATCCGGCCCGCCAGGTGGTGATCCATGCCGGTATTCCCCAGGAAGTTCCGGCCACCACCATCAACAAGGTCTGCGCCTCGGGGCTAAAATCGGTCATGATGGCCGCCCAGGCCATCAAAGCAGGCGATGCCGATATCGTTGTGGCCGGAGGGATGGAAAGTATGAGCATGGCCCCTTATGCCTTAAGACAGGCCCGCTGGGGGGCCAGGATGGGCAATGGGGAATTGGTGGATCTGATGATCTATGACGGGTTGACCGATGTCTTTGGTCAGGTCCATATGGGCCTGACGGCCGAAAAGGTGGCGGAACAATTCAGCATTACCCGGGAAGACCAGGACCGCTTATCTTTGCGGAGTCAGCAAAATGCCCAGAAGGCCTTAGCAGAAGGCCGGTTCAAGGAAGAGATCATCCCGGTGCCTATTCCCCAGAGAAAAGGGGATCCGATTTTATTTAATACCGACGAACATCCCAGGGCCACGACCCTGGAAGACCTGGCCAAACTCAAACCGGCCTTTAAAAAAGACGGCACCGTGACGGCCGGCAACGCCTCGGGTATTAATGACGGGGGCGCTGCCTTTGTCGTCATGTCCTTAGACAAGGCCAAAGAGATGGGCCTTCAGCCCCTGGCCTTTGTCCGTTCCTATGCCACGGCTGGGGTGGACCCCTGGATCATGGGCACCGGGCCAATTCCGGCCTCTAAAAAGGCCTTGGAGAAAGCCGGTCTCTCGGCAAAAGATTTGGATCTCATCGAGGCCAATGAAGCCTTTGCCGCCCAGGCCGTGGCCGTTAACCGGGCCATGGGCTGGGACCCGGAAAAGGTCAATGTCAACGGCGGGGCCGTTGCCATCGGTCATCCCATCGGGGCCAGCGGAGCCAGGATCCTGGTAACCTTGCTTTATGAGATGATCAAAAGACAGTCTGCCCTGGGGCTGGCCACCCTGTGTGTCGGTGGGGGCATGGGAGCGGCTTTGATTTTGGAAAGAAAGTAA